A single window of Anopheles moucheti chromosome 2, idAnoMoucSN_F20_07, whole genome shotgun sequence DNA harbors:
- the LOC128304343 gene encoding uncharacterized protein LOC128304343 — MASLKDWDVLRLSTLITNVNAKLSASIIIEQEYQLLCLVRQNDQILFRYIDGHGEVHLMLLCWFAENQKKIQDVCFDNAGSRLLVFCYDNTLHIVPALAICDKSFEDGKRAPEITSFIVPFIGPHECPNPQTCPNNSHNNHPQAVSSHRSSVASEASLKGTGASGGSPASEPNVIFDAPTIKKSSSSYTTHKIDEIFSLNSIYRKLFLEQLERARQEENANRSISATGTDTPIAMQTIEDFFADGCQLKEGMGMTGEAASKSSTPQETFSISSSLESTASLSCPYPTCCSWWKTLANEPRAILGYSDGSICVVGLMPNCSFLGDTNCERGSIEKLIICQDNSMETISLMINTSTKEQWKLLLEQKSIKYTFPGAITPTSVQDLKSELMKSLSTDGTDSDDRSVPIEDWQIVLSLPKDGESAGGSQQRQPASSLPQNSDGDSNDSSPNSSEPPSGDDFEKVENESALDGNDKAGQQQGALPKLFPAAKARLLSLRDLGAKKIGTLKLKLSESRIRAKEREKYKEQAANLAVMELPGMYPEILTTPAGPYFVVQHLDGKYLLSALHSYSDTLSVHRMDISLIPLHIYKLPNQCHTTLLTKNVLYVLHSLPAEELIDTPPEGPSETKLDGNNSPDETSSSITDTGVPNTVSVVSCKIAAMKMGDDCDFNEHSLLGVFRFRDERVLDIHRMSACGQKMESAMHPTGTAGSDADPQQPTGSNAADANEGRSIFQKSAISNYLRIQRGLRMERKLDMSEQQVMAEEFPTIEFDQALIVTDRNLYSVELAESGKNLFLNLAHKNIWAACEDFCATFGLPLASCIEYAGDVLLRRKRISEALMTYNVARLSPMKTALKLALANESKALMKLSAMALRNSHIINSQFLMHDVMRQLVDEAHLGNVVYDSLMNLNSRTTLKPINTGAQCSDFSYDNDDVMLDVQISPSDQFHLSNLMFLTLCERCTVDKNYIPLWNYIVTNSKYHTSLACIMLAHGKLYSTAVLLAMTRGTCLDVFTCLVGTWEQTIAETPAATPAETNAFMYNLSNELFMECLIYLQDYTINYFQLIRKYLDVFDINVLERLIHQLNPFHPVYRPLMHRLSNHESTAKEPSGRHLLFFCKALIETFLAVSIRAQQLKMHHDGSFLNALKHVRVHHEERAVEMRLARFSPIATGFFHSAAVVNHAAYIWGSNGVNCALSRTALQGDAIGPNGQPPALSFLRQIELDVLAVQCGRLHTLFLTSNGLYAMGANNLGQLGIGNHVINALQPMLVNALDGKGITHFAAGQYHNAVVANGLLYTWGWGVFGQLGHGTVNDCNKPKIVEFFRNKKILQIALGHAHTMVLCRGQQETHSSLYVFGSNHYGQLGLGQEDPFGITVDTRNGKSFLISLVPRKILLDEEISVINTKLFVNLVLTTTNRLYTWGSSPQALRLATQARKRAKSSNTGKSGSYSKFSSILRSASKFHTTDPASNEPESSSAEHRAAQPTEDDSGKENGSALTGEESSKKEEVGIQAEQQVDNQQSDDDTVAGQSDSSIIIPEIKITDDSPASNEKLASANESEDKAAVNSGDEAMEHLFPSFVDTSLVEGRIVKISSGLYHFAIVTEDGSIYTWGKNIERQLGREGGRNEVLIPTRLEMVDNVEHVECGADFTLIMTKQHLVKAWGNNNMGQCAKEINLDRTGIPGKLVRLPISNRVVRIPDSSQFIEAPYEVKLPANDGLGYDESLRFLKSMPKFRRSFVIKSILEKQISNNISTISSSLNDVSNAEVDDVVGELPDPLGEGKLLGLQLQQHHANSAMSSLQSVSYATSPTSLALDDEEEDEEDEDEDEDEDGDAGMAEQSAGRGTNGGADRSMDTSRLCNERHLLGNDFIHYCLYIFHGLYSQDDVLELTKRGSEYHIRMLMLNYDYVEAFRLILEMRSSSLSSSASTAAIACQTQNMVKIFEYFTKDSNIIPMEMGNIKYFIYELFMFFIRHNLSVDVLEEFFLRNLDCYLVQLASVLYFNNLNNLLTSSRLAATGGAGIDTEVLALERKLLDKFNNNNGNPLLTGELFGHGARTSGGQVMRKLENTDTICKALSTTFNVTVCQKLLEHFDRFK, encoded by the exons atggcTTCGCTAAAAGATTGGGACGTGCTCCGCCTATCGACACTGATCACAAACGTGAATGCAAAACTATCGGCAAGCATAATAATCGAGCAGGAGTATCAGCTATTGTGCCTAGTGCGACAGAATGATCAGATATTGTTCCGGTACATTGATGGCCACGGCGAAGTGCACCTGATGCTCCTGTGTTGGTTCGCTGAGAATCAGAAGAAAATTCAGGACGTGTGCTTCGATAACGCTGGTAGCCgtttgttggtgtttt GCTATGACAACACGCTGCACATTGTGCCAGCGCTGGCAATTTGTGATAAATCCTTCGAAGATGGTAAACGGGCTCCTGAGATTACCTCTTTCATCGTCCCCTTCATTGGGCCGCATGAGTGCCCAAATCCCCAAACCTGTCCCAACAATTCGCACAACAATCATCCACAGGCAGTGTCGTCGCACCGTTCGTCAGTTGCTTCCGAGGCTAGCCTTAAGGGTACGGGGGCGAGCGGGGGCAGTCCTGCGTCGGAACCGAACGTTATCTTTGACGCACCGACGATTAAAAAGTCCAGCTCCAGCTACACGACGCACAAGATCGATGAAATCTTCTCACTCAACAGTATCTACCGAAAATTATTTCTTGAGCAACTGGAAAGGGCCCGCCAGGAAGAGAATGCAAATCGTAGCATATCAGCCACCGGAACCGACACTCCGATCGCGATGCAAACGATCGAAGATTTCTTCGCCGATGGGTGTCAGCTCAAGGAAGGTATGGGTATGACCGGGGAGGCAGCATCCAAGTCATCCACGCCGCAAGAAACGTTCTCCATTAGTTCCAGTTTGGAATCAACGGCATCATTATCCTGTCCGTATCCCACGTGCTGCAGCTGGTGGAAAACGCTGGCCAACGAACCGCGAGCTATTTTAGGCTATTCGGACGGTTCGATATGTGTTGTAG GTCTTATGCCAAATTGTTCCTTCCTCGGGGACACCAACTGTGAGCGTGGATCGATCGAAAAGCTTATTATCTGCCAGGATAACAGCATGGAAACGATCAGTCTGATGATAAATACCTCTACCAAAGAGCAATGGAAGCTGCTTCTGGAGCAAAAATCCATCAAGTATACTTTTCCCGGTGCCATCACTCCGACGTCGGTGCAAGATCTGAAATCAGAGCTGATGAAATCGCTGTCAACCGACGGTACCGATAGTGATGATCGTTCCGTACCGATAGAAGACTGGCAAATTGTACTATCTTTACCAAAGGACGGTGAATCGGCTGGTGGAAGTCAGCAACGTCAACCCGCTTCAAGTCTGCCGCAAAACAGCGATGGTGATAGCAATGATTCGAGCCCTAACAGCTCGGAACCACCCTCGGGTGATGATTTCGAGAAGGTAGAAAACGAATCCGCCTTGGACGGAAACGACAAGGCAGGACAGCAGCAGGGCGCCCTGCCCAAACTGTTTCCTGCCGCCAAAGCTCGGCTGCTGTCGTTGCGCGATCTAGGCGCGAAGAAAATTGGCACGCTGAAGCTGAAACTGTCGGAAAGTCGAATCCGTGCGAAGGAACGCGAAAAGTACAAGGAACAGGCGGCTAATCTGGCTGTGATGGAACTGCCCGGCATGTATCCGGAAATTCTTACAACCCCGGCAGGTCCGTACTTTGTGGTGCAGCATTTGGATGGGAAATATCTGCTAAGTGCGCTCCATTCCTACTCAGACACACTGTCCGTGCACCGTATGGACATTAGCCTGATACCGCTTCACATCTACAAGCTGCCGAATCAGTGCCATACAACGTTGCTGACCAAGAATGTGCTGTACGTACTGCACAGCTTGCCGGCGGAAGAATTGATCGACACACCACCGGAGGGACCATCGGAAACGAAATTGGATGGAAATAATTCGCCGGATGAAACAAGCAGCAGCATAACTGATACGGGCGTACCGAACACAGTCAGCGTTGTCAGTTGCAAGATAGCTGCAATGAAGATGGGCGACGATTGCGATTTCAACGAGCATTCGCTGTTgggtgtgtttcgttttcgggATGAGCGTGTTCTTGACATTCATCGTATGTCCGCTTGTGGTCAGAAGATGGAGAGTGCCATGCACCCAACGGGGACCGCCGGCTCCGATGCTGATCCACAACAGCCAACTGGCTCGAACGCTGCGGACGCGAACGAAGGCAGATCGATCTTCCAGAAGTCGGCCATTTCAAACTATCTCCGAATTCAGCGTGGATTGCGTATGGAACGGAAGCTGGATATGTCGGAGCAGCAGGTGATGGCAGAAGAATTTCCGACCATTGAGTTCGATCAAGCGCTGATCGTTACCGATCGGAACCTGTACTCGGTCGAGCTGGCGGAAAGTGGGAAAAATTTGTTCCTTAATCTCGCCCACAAGAATATTTGGGCTGCTTGTGAAGATTTCTGTGCTACGTTCGGTCTCCCGTTGGCAAGCTGTATCGAGTACGCCGGGGATGTCTTGTTGCGAAGGAAACGAATTTCCGAAGCGCTGATGACATACAACGTGGCCCGACTGTCACCGATGAAGACGGCCCTGAAGCTGGCACTGGCCAATGAAAGCAAAGCGCTGATGAAACTGTCCGCTATGGCGTTGCGCAACTCGCACATTATCAATAGCCAGTTCCTGATGCACGATGTCATGCGACAGCTGGTCGATGAGGCACACCTCGGGAACGTTGTTTATGATTCTTTGATGAAT cTTAATTCTCGAACCACTCTGAAACCCATCAACACCGGAGCACAGTGTAGCGACTTTTCGTACGATAACGATGACGTAATGCTGGATGTGCAGATTTCACCTTCCGACCAGTTCCATCTGTCGAATCTGATGTTTCTGACGCTTTGTGAGCGCTGCACGGTGGATAAGAATTACATCCCGCTGTGGAACTATATCGTCACGAACAGCAAATATCATACGAGCTTAGCGTGCATAATGCTTGCCCACGGGAAACTCTACTCAACAGCGGTACTGCTTGCGATGACGCGCGGAACCTGTCTGGACGTTTTCACCTGTCTCGTAGGCACCTGGGAGCAAACGATTGCCGAAACGCCGGCAGCAACACCGGCCGAAACGAACGCGTTTATGTACAATCTGTCGAACGAGCTGTTTATGGAGTGTTTGATCTATCTGCAAGACTATACGATCAACTACTTCCAGCTGATACGCAAATATCTCGACGTGTTCGATATCAACGTACTGGAACGTTTGATCCACCAGCTGAACCCGTTCCATCCCGTGTATCGTCCACTGATGCATCGACTGTCGAACCACGAAAGTACTGCGAAGGAACCGTCCGGGCGACATTTGCTGTTCTTCTGCAAGGCACTGATCGAAACGTTTCTGGCCGTATCGATACGGGCTCAGCAGTTGAAAATGCACCACGACGGATCGTTCCTGAATGCGCTCAAGCACGTACGGGTGCATCATGAGGAGCGTGCGGTCGAGATGCGTTTGGCACGGTTTTCACCTATCGCAACCGGGTTCTTTCATTCGGCGGCAGTTGTTAACCATGCGGCATACATTTGGGGCTCGAACGGCGTTAACTGTGCGCTTAGTCGTACCGCTCTGCAAGGGGATGCGATTGGACCGAATGGACAACCACCGGCCCTTAGTTTCTTGCGTCAGATCGAACTTGATGTGCTTGCTGTACAGTGTGGTCGGCTTCATACTCTGTTTCTCACCAGCAATGGA CTGTATGCAATGGGAGCCAACAATCTGGGTCAGCTCGGAATCGGCAATCATGTGATTAACGCACTTCAACCAATGCTCGTGAATGCACTGGATGGAAAAGGAATTACCCATTTCGCTGCCGGACAGTATCATAATGCGGTTGTGGCTAATGGATTATTGTATACTTGGGG ATGGGGCGTATTTGGACAGCTTGGACATGGCACGGTGAACGATTGCAACAAACCAAAGATTGTGGAATTTTTCCGAAACAAG AAAATTCTACAAATTGCGCTAGGTCACGCCCACACTATGGTGTTGTGCCGTGGACAGCAAGAAACTCACAGCAGCCTGTATGTGTTCGGTTCCAATCATTATGGACAGTTGGGTTTGGGACAGGAGGATCCATTTGGAATAACTGTTGACACGCGCAATGGAAAATCATTCTTGATCTCGCTCGTTCCACGCAAAATTCTGCTAGACGAAGAGATATCAGTTATCAACACCAAACTTTTTGTGAAT CTCGTCTTGACAACCACAAACAGGCTGTACACCTGGGGTTCTTCACCGCAAGCGTTACGTTTGGCCACGCAGGCAAGAAAGCGGGCAAAATCCTCCAACACCGGCAAGAGCGGTAGCTACTCAAAGTTCAGCTCCATTTTAAGGTCGGCATCAAAGTTCCACACAACGGATCCAGCTTCAAACGAACCGGAATCTTCCTCGGCGGAACACAGAGCAGCACAACCGACGGAGGACGATTCGGGCAAGGAAAACGGTTCCGCTTTAACTGGTGAAGAATCAAGTAAGAAGGAGGAAGTAGGCATACAGGCAGAACAGCAAGTCGACAACCAGCAGTCTGACGATGACACCGTCGCAGGACAATCAGACAGCAGTATTATTATACCGGAGATAAAGATAACTGACGATAGTCCGGCGAGTAATGAAAAGCTCGCATCGGCAAATGAGTCGGAAGATAAAGCGGCTGTCAACTCTGGTGACGAAGCAATGGAGCATCTTTTCCCATCGTTTGTCGATACATCGCTGGTGGAGGGAAGAATTGTAAAG ATTTCGAGCGGATTGTATCATTTTGCGATCGTAACAGAGGACGGTTCCATTTACACCTGGGGCAAGAACATAGAACGACAGCTGGGTCGTGAAGGTGGTCGCAATGAGGTGCTGATACCGACCCGTctcgagatggtggacaatgtGGAGCACGTAGAGTGTGGTGCCGATTTTACCCTCATCATGACGAAGCAACATCTGGTGAAGGCTTGGGGCAATAACAATATGGGCCAGTGCGCCAAAGAGATCAATCTCGATCGTACCGGCATACCGGGCAAGCTGGTGCGCTTGCCGATCTCGAACCGTGTCGTCCGGATCCCGGACAGCTCCCAGTTCATCGAGGCACCGTACGAGGTGAAGCTGCCGGCAAACGATGGGCTCGGATATGACGAGTCGCTACGGTTCCTGAAATCGATGCCGAAGTTTAGGCGTTCGTTCGTGATAAAGAGTATCCTGGAGAAACAGATCAGCAATAATATTTCGACAATAAGCTCAAGTCTGAACGATGTCAGCAATGCCGAGGTGGACGATGTGGTAGGTGAGCTGCCGGACCCGTTGGGCGAAGGAAAGTTGCTGGGGttgcagctgcagcaacatCACGCGAACAGTGCCATGTCTTCGTTGCAATCGGTTTCGTACGCTACATCCCCGACGTCGCTGGCTTTGGATGATGAAGAGGAGGACGAAgaggatgaagatgaagatgaagatgaggATGGTGATGCGGGCATGGCTGAGCAATCGGCGGGTAGAGGAACTAACGGTGGAGCGGATCGCTCGATGGATACGTCGCGTCTGTGTAACGAGCGCCATTTGCTGGGCAATGATTTCATTCACTACTGCCTGTACATCTTTCACGGTTTGTACAGCCAGGACGATGTGCTGGAGTTGACCAAGCGTGGATCGGAGTATCATATCCGCATGCTGATGCTGAACTACGATTACGTGGAAGCGTTCCGGCTAATACTGGAGATGCGCTCGTCGTCACTGTCGTCTTCCGCGTCGACTGCGGCGATTGCCTGCCAAACGCAAAACATGGTCAAAATTTTCGAGTACTTCACGAAGGACTCCAACATCATACCGATGGAGATGGGCAACATCAAGTACTTCATCTACGAACTGTTCATGTTCTTCATTCGGCACAATTTAAGCGTGGATGTGCTGGAGGAATTCTTTCTGCGCAATCTCGACTGCTACCTGGTGCAGCTGGCATCCGTGCTGTACTTTAACAATTTGAACAATCTGCTAACGTCGTCGCGTTTGGCCGCGACCGGTGGTGCCGGAATCGATACGGAGGTGCTGGCACTGGAGCGTAAGCTGCTGGACaagttcaacaacaacaacggcaatcCATTACTGACCGGGGAACTGTTTGGGCATGGGGCAAGAACATCCGGCGGTCAGGTGATGCGTAAGCTCGAAAACACGGACACTATATGTAAGGCCTTGAGCACCACGTTCAATGTTACCGTTTGCCAGAAGCTGCTGGAACACTTTGACCGCTTCAAATGA